From a single Adhaeribacter swui genomic region:
- a CDS encoding RNA polymerase sigma factor yields the protein MHLVVTQSKEDYLVDYSLQTDSEIWNDFKKGEELAFSYIYHKFYNDLYYYGMKITNADEIVQDAIQELFASLWKNKAQLGYVQAIKFYLLKSLRRGIIRHLERDKKYYLRANIFGSNQPDIAFSEEEITILEETSLEKRQHISNLLNALSKRQKEVIYLKYYENLEFDEIAELMALNYQSVINHIHKAFKKLRQDKEFARIYLAGK from the coding sequence ATGCATTTGGTAGTTACCCAATCAAAAGAGGATTACCTAGTAGATTACTCCTTACAAACTGATTCTGAAATTTGGAACGATTTTAAGAAAGGCGAAGAACTTGCATTTTCTTACATTTATCACAAATTTTACAACGACTTGTATTATTATGGAATGAAGATTACCAATGCCGATGAAATTGTACAAGATGCCATTCAAGAACTTTTTGCTTCGCTCTGGAAAAATAAAGCCCAATTAGGCTATGTGCAGGCTATTAAATTTTATTTATTAAAATCTTTACGGCGGGGCATTATCCGCCACTTAGAACGGGATAAAAAGTATTATTTACGAGCAAATATTTTTGGTAGTAACCAGCCCGATATCGCGTTTTCGGAAGAAGAAATTACTATTTTGGAAGAAACCAGCCTGGAAAAACGGCAACATATTTCTAATTTGCTTAATGCTTTATCTAAGCGGCAAAAAGAAGTTATTTATTTAAAATATTACGAAAACCTGGAGTTTGATGAAATAGCAGAGCTGATGGCGCTTAATTACCAGTCCGTGATTAATCATATTCATAAAGCTTTTAAAAAACTGCGTCAAGACAAAGAATTTGCCCGCATTTATTTAGCCGGAAAATAA
- a CDS encoding SusC/RagA family TonB-linked outer membrane protein — MAGDPLADPSKYNISPNSPFYQIIKTSPGTNWFKEITRPARIQSHQLSATGGSEKGTYSLGANYFNQEGTIINTGYDRFTVRANTTFNPVKRIRVGENLQLTYETRQGGGEAGEGGAWAQAYRMVPYLPVYDINGGFAGNRVGESGNGSSPVANLTRNRNNKRYGYKIFGNVFAEVDILKGLTARTSFGTDYSNEYSNSYTSTTYERSENQTQNAFSESFGFFNTWTWTNTLNYNKTFGENHNVKVLAGTEAVKGSGRGITGSNQNYDLTSVDFLTIQSGTGTRNTSTYNTGRSSLYSLFGRVDYGFRDKYLFNATVRRDASSKFGPESRVGVFPAVGAAWRISDEGFMQGLGFLTELKLRGGWGQMGSQRNVDANNQFSTYASGPRESWYPINGQNTAATVGYRQSRQGNLTTKWETTETTNLGIDATLLNGRFTITLEGYNVLTKDLLIGQPRNGLQAEIDQPRINIGQMRNRGFDLNLGTTGDFAGDFRYDASLNFTRYTNELTQMAEKGQVIYIGASRLGNVIATQEGYPISSFFGYQRDGIFQNQAEVDAGPAMPYKTIGSWRLKDQNGDNKIDDADRTIIGNPIPKFQLGTNLSLAYKNFDISTFIFWNYGNDLYNFTRWFTDMRGFVGGVSTRVLENSWSPTNPGGSLPIISSADTYSSGISTDYFIEKGSYLRMRTLQIGYKLPAAAASKLRLNNLRVYIQGQNLFTVTKYTGADPDISLISDNTANNDDQFMGVDQANYPNSRQFIFGINLGF; from the coding sequence ATGGCTGGCGATCCGTTAGCCGATCCTAGTAAATACAATATCAGTCCCAACTCTCCTTTCTATCAAATTATCAAAACGAGCCCTGGTACTAACTGGTTCAAGGAAATTACCCGGCCGGCTCGTATCCAAAGCCACCAGCTTTCAGCTACCGGAGGCTCTGAGAAAGGTACATATTCTTTAGGAGCTAATTATTTTAACCAGGAAGGTACTATTATTAACACCGGCTATGACCGTTTTACGGTACGGGCCAATACTACTTTTAATCCGGTTAAAAGAATCCGGGTAGGTGAAAACTTACAGTTAACCTACGAAACCCGACAAGGAGGCGGCGAAGCAGGTGAAGGTGGCGCTTGGGCACAAGCCTACCGGATGGTGCCGTATTTGCCAGTCTATGATATCAATGGTGGTTTTGCCGGTAATCGGGTTGGTGAATCTGGTAATGGTAGTAGCCCCGTTGCTAACTTAACGCGTAATAGAAACAACAAGCGGTACGGCTATAAAATTTTTGGTAACGTATTCGCCGAAGTAGATATTCTAAAAGGTTTAACTGCTCGCACATCTTTCGGTACAGATTACAGTAATGAGTATTCAAATTCGTATACTTCCACTACCTATGAACGTTCTGAAAACCAAACCCAAAATGCATTTTCAGAAAGCTTTGGTTTCTTTAACACTTGGACTTGGACCAATACTTTAAACTATAATAAAACGTTTGGTGAAAATCATAACGTAAAAGTATTAGCCGGTACAGAAGCGGTTAAAGGTTCCGGTCGCGGTATTACTGGATCTAATCAAAATTATGATTTAACATCAGTAGATTTCCTTACCATTCAATCTGGTACTGGTACGCGAAATACCTCTACTTACAATACCGGCCGTTCTTCTCTTTATTCCTTATTTGGCCGGGTGGATTATGGCTTCCGGGATAAGTATTTATTTAATGCTACGGTTCGTCGGGATGCTTCTTCTAAATTCGGACCTGAATCCAGAGTAGGGGTTTTCCCTGCCGTTGGAGCTGCCTGGCGCATCTCGGACGAAGGTTTCATGCAAGGATTGGGCTTCTTAACAGAGTTAAAGCTGCGTGGTGGTTGGGGACAAATGGGTAGCCAACGTAACGTAGACGCTAATAACCAGTTTTCTACCTATGCCTCTGGTCCTAGAGAATCTTGGTATCCTATTAATGGCCAAAATACCGCTGCTACGGTGGGTTACCGTCAGTCGCGCCAGGGTAACTTAACTACCAAGTGGGAAACAACCGAAACTACCAACTTAGGTATTGATGCAACTTTACTAAACGGCCGGTTTACGATTACTTTAGAAGGCTATAATGTTTTAACTAAGGATTTATTAATTGGTCAGCCTCGCAATGGTTTACAAGCCGAAATCGATCAGCCCCGGATCAACATTGGTCAAATGCGTAACCGAGGCTTCGATCTTAACTTAGGAACAACTGGTGATTTTGCCGGTGACTTTAGATATGATGCCAGCTTAAACTTTACCCGTTACACAAACGAGCTGACACAAATGGCTGAAAAAGGACAAGTGATTTACATTGGAGCAAGCCGTTTAGGAAACGTAATTGCTACGCAAGAAGGTTATCCAATATCTTCCTTCTTTGGATATCAAAGAGATGGTATTTTCCAAAACCAAGCCGAAGTAGATGCCGGACCTGCTATGCCATATAAAACCATTGGATCCTGGAGACTTAAAGATCAGAATGGTGATAACAAAATTGATGATGCTGACCGGACTATTATTGGTAATCCAATTCCTAAGTTTCAGTTAGGTACCAACTTGTCCTTGGCTTACAAAAATTTTGATATTTCTACCTTTATATTCTGGAACTACGGTAACGACCTGTATAACTTTACCAGATGGTTTACTGATATGAGAGGATTCGTGGGTGGCGTTAGTACCCGGGTATTAGAAAACTCTTGGTCGCCTACCAATCCAGGTGGTAGTTTGCCCATCATTAGCTCTGCTGATACTTATTCTTCTGGTATTTCTACAGACTACTTTATCGAAAAAGGTTCTTACTTAAGAATGAGAACTTTACAAATTGGATATAAACTGCCTGCTGCTGCCGCTAGCAAGCTCCGCCTGAACAACCTGCGCGTTTATATCCAAGGCCAAAACTTATTCACTGTCACTAAATACACTGGTGCCGATCCAGACATCAGCTTAATTAGCGATAATACCGCTAACAACGATGATCAGTTTATGGGAGTAGACCAAGCTAATTATCCTAATTCCCGGCAATTTATTTTTGGGATAAACTTAGGGTTCTAA
- a CDS encoding TonB-dependent receptor plug domain-containing protein has protein sequence MTTKRTKLIFRGVCCAVAMAFVQGQSQAQTIVLANNQAAGQQLSRSELKKTVALTEVLQDLQTEYNVSFLYEKKNLEGKYIQTSKIAYSDKLESALGKLLLPAELTYEKINSKTYAIVSSDNTANLTVENTTNKSETEKLNYFNILFVDFNKNTRPDVINYRAKTAPAWQITGKVVSDTGEGMPGVTVLLKGTSTGATTSPEGTYSISVPETPGTLVFSFIGYTTQEKSFTGPGAVNVTLAEDATALEEVVVTGYTTEKKRDIIGSVSVVKPTELLQTPAANLQSQLQGRASGVTVSGSGQPGAGAKVRIRGFASFGNNDPLYVIDGVPTESPASLNPQDIESLQVLKDATSASIYGSRAANGVIIVTTKRGKAGTSNISLDSYAGVQVIPESTMPKMLNTQQYGEYVFTAARNGGTPYGVPDDKGVIRGQRIFGNGVNPVVPDYLVISPNFSGGLWLAIR, from the coding sequence ATGACTACAAAACGAACAAAGTTGATTTTCCGGGGCGTGTGTTGTGCAGTAGCAATGGCCTTTGTGCAGGGGCAATCCCAGGCTCAAACCATTGTGCTGGCCAATAACCAGGCTGCCGGGCAGCAACTTAGCCGGTCTGAACTGAAAAAGACAGTCGCGCTAACCGAAGTGCTGCAAGATTTACAAACCGAGTACAATGTTTCTTTTTTATACGAGAAGAAAAATCTGGAAGGAAAGTACATTCAAACATCCAAGATAGCTTACTCTGATAAACTGGAAAGTGCCTTAGGCAAGCTACTGTTGCCCGCTGAGCTTACCTACGAAAAAATTAACAGCAAAACCTACGCTATTGTAAGCAGCGACAATACCGCAAATCTTACAGTTGAGAATACAACCAATAAATCTGAAACTGAAAAACTCAATTATTTTAATATTCTCTTTGTTGATTTTAACAAAAACACCCGGCCCGATGTAATTAACTACCGGGCAAAAACAGCACCCGCCTGGCAAATTACCGGTAAAGTAGTATCTGATACCGGCGAAGGCATGCCTGGCGTTACCGTTTTATTAAAAGGAACATCTACCGGTGCCACAACCAGCCCAGAAGGAACTTACTCCATTTCGGTGCCAGAAACGCCGGGTACTTTGGTTTTCTCGTTTATCGGTTATACTACCCAGGAAAAATCTTTTACCGGGCCAGGAGCCGTTAACGTAACCCTAGCCGAAGATGCCACCGCCTTGGAAGAAGTAGTAGTAACGGGTTATACAACTGAGAAGAAACGGGACATTATTGGTTCTGTATCGGTAGTTAAGCCTACCGAATTATTGCAAACACCGGCGGCTAACCTGCAGTCTCAGTTACAAGGCCGCGCTTCTGGGGTAACCGTAAGCGGTAGCGGTCAACCAGGGGCTGGCGCTAAAGTACGTATCCGGGGTTTTGCCTCTTTCGGTAACAACGACCCTCTTTATGTAATTGATGGGGTACCAACTGAAAGCCCGGCTTCTTTAAACCCGCAAGATATTGAGTCGTTGCAGGTACTAAAAGATGCTACTTCGGCGTCTATCTACGGCTCACGTGCGGCTAACGGGGTAATTATTGTTACCACTAAGCGGGGTAAAGCCGGTACTTCCAATATTTCGCTGGATTCCTACGCCGGTGTACAGGTAATACCCGAAAGCACCATGCCTAAAATGCTGAATACCCAGCAATACGGGGAATATGTGTTTACGGCTGCTAGAAATGGCGGCACCCCTTATGGTGTTCCGGATGATAAAGGCGTTATTAGAGGACAACGTATATTTGGTAACGGCGTTAATCCGGTTGTTCCTGATTATTTAGTGATTAGCCCTAACTTTTCTGGGGGGTTATGGCTGGCGATCCGTTAG
- a CDS encoding RagB/SusD family nutrient uptake outer membrane protein, with translation MTKNRKFLKLSLSALLLTGIMGACKDEFLELDPVGVYTLQSLTNKKGVEGMLIAAYAALDGRPETQTTGSTNWVWGSVAADDANKGTEPSDFNSINPVELYQQTAGGEVGSKWRGVVDGIGMANQVLRSVKEATDISAADAARIEGEARFLRAFFHMEGRKVFGLGFPWIPETAIQTEDYRAITNQVEIWPQIEADFKFAQDNLPGTQPEVGRANKWAAAAFLGKAMMFQAKYAEALTLLNDVIANGTTAKGVKYALNANFGDNFRIATKNSAETVFAIQYAINTGAGNNSLANYEQNLNFPHGSGDKPGGCCGFFQPSQALVNSYMTDATTGLPTFNPLTTNGVNSDYQVTSSQPFTPYAGTLDPRLDHTVGRRGIQYLDWGPHPGQDWIRQVTNGGPYSPKKNVHTRAELAGGTAGTGDWGQPANALSFPVMRYSDVLLLAAEAEAQAGSLANAVTLVNTVRARAGSQATIDGLTKVGTSTSGPIANYKVNEYPAFGSKEDAMRAIMEERKLELAMEGHRKFDLVRWGIAAETLNAYAAFEKTYIPKFVNAQFTKGQDEYMPVPEGVIATSRTKEGTFNLKQNPGY, from the coding sequence ATGACTAAGAATAGAAAATTTTTAAAATTATCACTTAGTGCTTTACTGCTCACCGGCATTATGGGGGCGTGTAAAGATGAGTTCTTGGAATTAGATCCGGTGGGAGTGTACACGCTGCAGTCTCTAACAAATAAAAAAGGCGTAGAAGGTATGCTAATTGCGGCTTATGCAGCCCTGGATGGCCGCCCGGAAACGCAAACTACTGGCTCAACCAACTGGGTTTGGGGAAGCGTTGCCGCCGACGATGCCAATAAAGGTACGGAGCCTTCTGACTTTAACTCTATTAACCCGGTTGAACTTTATCAACAAACGGCTGGTGGCGAGGTTGGCTCAAAATGGAGAGGCGTGGTAGATGGAATCGGCATGGCAAACCAGGTACTCAGAAGTGTAAAAGAAGCTACGGATATTTCGGCCGCTGATGCAGCCCGGATTGAAGGGGAAGCACGTTTTCTGCGGGCTTTCTTTCACATGGAAGGCCGGAAAGTTTTTGGATTAGGTTTTCCTTGGATTCCAGAAACTGCAATTCAGACTGAAGATTATCGGGCTATTACCAACCAAGTTGAAATCTGGCCACAAATTGAAGCTGACTTTAAGTTTGCTCAGGATAATTTACCTGGCACCCAACCGGAAGTAGGTAGAGCCAATAAATGGGCTGCTGCCGCCTTTTTGGGTAAAGCAATGATGTTTCAGGCAAAATACGCAGAAGCTTTAACTCTGCTGAACGATGTTATCGCTAATGGTACAACGGCGAAAGGCGTAAAATACGCTTTAAATGCCAACTTTGGCGATAATTTCCGGATTGCTACAAAAAACAGCGCCGAAACGGTATTTGCTATCCAGTACGCCATTAACACAGGGGCAGGTAATAATTCCTTAGCTAACTATGAACAAAACCTGAACTTCCCGCACGGTTCTGGTGACAAACCTGGTGGCTGCTGCGGCTTCTTCCAGCCTTCGCAGGCCCTTGTAAACTCTTACATGACAGATGCTACAACTGGTTTGCCAACCTTTAATCCGTTAACTACAAACGGCGTTAACAGTGATTATCAGGTTACTTCTTCTCAGCCATTCACTCCTTATGCGGGTACCTTAGATCCTCGCTTGGATCATACAGTAGGTCGCCGGGGTATTCAGTATTTAGACTGGGGTCCGCATCCCGGACAGGATTGGATTAGACAAGTAACTAACGGTGGTCCGTACAGCCCTAAGAAAAACGTGCATACCCGTGCCGAATTAGCCGGTGGAACTGCCGGTACTGGTGACTGGGGACAACCTGCCAATGCTCTTAGCTTCCCCGTAATGCGTTACTCTGATGTTTTATTATTAGCAGCCGAAGCAGAAGCGCAAGCTGGTTCGTTAGCTAACGCTGTAACTCTTGTAAACACAGTACGTGCCAGAGCAGGCAGCCAGGCTACCATTGACGGCCTTACTAAAGTAGGTACAAGCACATCAGGCCCAATTGCTAACTATAAAGTTAATGAATACCCTGCCTTTGGTTCTAAGGAAGATGCGATGCGGGCAATTATGGAAGAACGTAAATTGGAACTTGCCATGGAAGGTCACCGCAAGTTTGATTTAGTGCGCTGGGGTATTGCCGCCGAAACCCTTAATGCCTATGCTGCTTTTGAAAAAACTTACATTCCTAAGTTTGTAAATGCCCAGTTTACGAAAGGCCAGGATGAATATATGCCAGTGCCGGAAGGGGTAATTGCCACTAGCCGCACCAAGGAAGGAACATTTAACCTGAAGCAAAATCCTGGTTATTAA
- a CDS encoding VCBS repeat-containing protein: MNRISIAVLFIFCFIAGSCQKKPQTLFTQLSPNDTGITFANRIFESDSLNILTEEYIYNGGGVATGDFNNDGLDDLYFTGNMVTNKLYLNQGNFKFKDITQVAGVSGNGKWSSGVAVVDINQDGRLDMYVCATIKKDSVSRANMLFINQGNNAKGEPIFKELAREYGIADTGYSTNAAFFDYDRDGDLDLYVLTNVQNASIPTVYRNKVNDGSSPNNDRLYRNNGNNTFTNVTKAAGIVYEGYGLGLAVSDINLDGWPDIYVTNDYLSDDVLYINNKDGTFTNYKNKYIKHTSFSAMGNSVADINNDGLVDILAVDMLPENNRRKKLLMKDNNYANYFYNKQFNYDFQYVRNTLQLHNGLTPAGQPSFSEIGQLSGIYQTDWSWTPLVADFDNDGYRDVFITNGFPKDITDRDFSIYRSGPASQVANLQALVDSIPEVKIPNYAYHNNGNLTFTDKAKDWGLNTPSFSNGATYSDLDNDGDLDLVINNINDSAFVYQNHLYSPDKATTPNHFLRINFAGTEPNRQGVDARVSIFYNHGKKQFYENTIYRGFLSSVENKAHFGLGAATTIDSLKVTWADGKTQILKNVKTDQVLTLKQTDAQPSSAKQNTNQAALAIFQEVSRDYGIRYQHQEDDKIDFNIQKTLPHKFTQAGPGIAVGDINQDNLDDFYVGGAAGKSGTFFLQQPNGNFKISSTNFSGAKPEEDMGMLFLDVDNDGDQDLYVASGSYEFPENAPQFQDRLYINNGKGQFTLDAHAMPALLTSKSCVKAADFDQDGDLDLFVGSRVVSGKYPLTPPSYILRNDQGRFVNVTDQVAPELNKLGMITDALWSDFNNDGQLDLVIAGEWMPITFLQNNQGKFKNVTATTGVQNQTGWWNSLAASDFDNDGDIDYVAGNLGLNSNYCATPTQPLQVIAKDFDKNGSLDAVLSCYLKSEDGQMRPYPMHTRDDLNAQLPRTRSIFPRYSNYAVATIDDVIPAKEREGALILQANHMASSYLENLGQGKFKLSNLPQVAQFAPVYGMVADDVNQDGNLDLLLVGNDYGTEVFTGNYDALIGLYLQGNGKGKFNPVPVSSSGFFVNGDAKGLAQLYTKKGEKLTLVTQNQDSLKVWKTNPKLNKAAGKVIALQPLDASAEITYRNGKKQKVEFYYGHTYLSQSARKFTWQPNMTNVTIKDYSGRTRQLNF, encoded by the coding sequence ATGAATAGAATATCCATTGCCGTACTGTTTATCTTTTGTTTTATTGCCGGAAGTTGTCAAAAAAAGCCCCAGACTTTATTTACTCAATTATCCCCCAACGATACCGGAATTACCTTCGCCAACCGCATTTTTGAAAGTGATTCCTTAAATATCTTAACGGAAGAATACATTTATAATGGAGGCGGTGTAGCTACCGGTGATTTTAACAACGATGGTTTAGATGATTTGTACTTTACCGGTAACATGGTGACCAACAAACTGTACTTGAACCAGGGAAATTTTAAATTTAAAGATATTACGCAAGTAGCTGGTGTTTCCGGCAATGGCAAGTGGTCGTCGGGAGTGGCAGTAGTTGATATTAACCAGGATGGCCGTTTGGATATGTACGTGTGTGCTACCATAAAGAAAGATTCGGTAAGCCGGGCTAATATGCTTTTTATAAACCAAGGCAACAACGCTAAAGGTGAACCAATTTTTAAAGAACTAGCCCGCGAATACGGCATTGCCGATACCGGCTACAGTACCAACGCCGCTTTTTTTGATTACGACCGCGACGGTGATTTAGATTTGTACGTGCTCACCAATGTGCAAAATGCCAGCATTCCTACGGTGTACCGTAACAAAGTAAACGATGGCTCTTCACCGAATAACGACCGCTTATACCGTAACAACGGAAATAATACTTTCACTAATGTTACTAAAGCAGCCGGCATCGTGTACGAAGGTTATGGTTTAGGCTTGGCTGTTAGCGATATAAACCTCGATGGTTGGCCGGATATCTATGTTACCAACGATTATCTCTCCGATGATGTATTATATATCAATAACAAAGATGGTACCTTCACTAACTATAAAAACAAATACATTAAACACACTAGTTTTTCGGCAATGGGTAACAGCGTGGCCGATATCAACAACGATGGTTTAGTGGATATTCTGGCAGTAGATATGTTACCGGAAAATAACCGGCGCAAAAAGTTATTAATGAAAGACAATAACTACGCTAATTATTTTTACAATAAACAGTTTAACTACGATTTTCAGTACGTCCGGAATACCCTGCAATTGCATAACGGGCTAACGCCCGCTGGGCAACCTTCTTTTAGTGAGATCGGCCAGTTATCCGGCATTTACCAAACCGATTGGAGCTGGACGCCCTTAGTCGCCGATTTTGACAACGATGGCTACCGCGATGTTTTTATTACTAATGGTTTCCCTAAAGACATCACCGACCGCGATTTTTCTATTTACCGGAGTGGTCCGGCCAGCCAGGTGGCCAATCTACAAGCTTTAGTAGATTCTATCCCGGAAGTTAAAATACCCAATTACGCCTACCATAATAATGGAAATTTAACATTTACCGATAAAGCCAAAGATTGGGGCTTAAATACGCCTTCTTTTTCAAACGGCGCCACTTATTCTGATTTAGACAACGACGGTGATTTGGATTTAGTCATTAATAATATCAACGATAGTGCCTTTGTTTACCAGAATCATTTGTACTCTCCGGATAAAGCTACCACGCCGAACCATTTTCTGCGGATAAATTTTGCGGGAACCGAACCCAATCGGCAAGGTGTGGATGCCCGGGTAAGTATATTCTACAATCATGGCAAAAAGCAATTCTACGAAAATACCATTTACCGGGGATTTTTATCTTCCGTAGAAAATAAAGCGCATTTTGGTTTAGGTGCAGCTACTACTATTGATTCTTTAAAAGTTACCTGGGCCGACGGAAAAACGCAAATTTTAAAAAATGTTAAAACTGATCAGGTATTAACCCTGAAACAAACCGATGCCCAGCCAAGCAGCGCCAAGCAAAATACGAATCAGGCTGCTTTGGCCATTTTTCAGGAAGTTAGTCGTGATTACGGCATCCGGTACCAACACCAGGAAGATGATAAAATTGATTTTAACATTCAAAAAACCTTACCGCACAAATTTACCCAGGCAGGTCCAGGCATTGCCGTTGGCGATATAAATCAAGATAATCTGGATGATTTTTACGTAGGTGGTGCTGCGGGCAAAAGCGGTACTTTCTTTCTGCAACAACCTAATGGTAATTTTAAAATATCCAGCACAAACTTTAGCGGAGCTAAACCCGAAGAAGATATGGGCATGCTGTTTTTGGATGTTGATAACGACGGTGATCAGGATTTATACGTGGCGAGTGGCAGCTACGAGTTTCCCGAAAACGCTCCGCAGTTTCAGGATCGGCTATATATAAACAATGGCAAAGGGCAATTTACTTTAGATGCCCACGCGATGCCAGCTTTACTTACTAGTAAATCCTGCGTAAAAGCCGCCGATTTTGACCAGGATGGTGATTTGGATTTGTTTGTGGGGAGCCGGGTAGTTTCGGGTAAATATCCTTTAACGCCGCCGAGTTATATTTTGCGCAACGACCAAGGCCGTTTTGTAAACGTAACCGATCAGGTTGCGCCGGAGCTAAATAAATTAGGCATGATTACCGATGCCCTTTGGTCGGATTTTAATAACGACGGGCAGCTTGATTTAGTGATTGCCGGCGAATGGATGCCCATTACCTTTCTGCAAAATAATCAAGGCAAATTTAAAAATGTAACCGCAACTACGGGCGTGCAAAACCAAACCGGCTGGTGGAACAGCTTAGCCGCCAGCGATTTTGATAATGATGGCGACATCGATTACGTGGCCGGAAACTTAGGTTTAAATAGCAATTATTGCGCTACACCCACCCAGCCTTTACAAGTTATTGCCAAAGATTTTGATAAAAATGGTAGCCTGGATGCGGTACTGTCGTGTTATTTAAAATCCGAGGATGGCCAAATGCGGCCTTACCCCATGCACACCCGCGACGATTTAAATGCCCAACTACCACGTACCCGGAGTATATTTCCCCGCTACAGCAACTATGCGGTGGCTACCATCGACGATGTAATACCGGCTAAAGAACGGGAAGGTGCTTTAATTTTGCAGGCCAACCACATGGCCAGCAGTTACCTGGAGAATCTGGGCCAGGGAAAATTTAAGTTAAGTAACTTGCCCCAAGTGGCGCAATTTGCCCCGGTTTATGGCATGGTTGCCGACGATGTAAACCAGGATGGCAACTTAGATTTACTTTTGGTAGGTAACGACTATGGCACCGAAGTATTTACCGGCAATTACGATGCGCTGATTGGATTATACCTGCAAGGCAACGGCAAAGGCAAATTTAACCCCGTGCCGGTTTCTAGCAGTGGCTTTTTTGTAAACGGCGATGCCAAAGGGCTGGCGCAATTGTATACCAAAAAAGGAGAAAAATTAACTTTAGTTACCCAGAACCAGGATAGTTTAAAAGTCTGGAAAACGAACCCAAAATTAAACAAGGCTGCTGGTAAAGTTATTGCGTTACAACCGCTAGATGCTTCTGCCGAAATCACGTACCGGAACGGTAAAAAGCAAAAAGTAGAATTTTACTACGGCCATACTTATTTGTCACAATCGGCGCGCAAATTTACCTGGCAACCCAATATGACTAACGTTACCATCAAAGATTATTCGGGACGGACCCGGCAACTAAATTTTTAA
- a CDS encoding FecR family protein: protein MKFSEYKLKDFIQDESFKNWVNKTNPDDILQWEAWLGSNPHKRSLANEAAAIIRGINFKKNQVSRQMIDAGWLRVTQQIAYNQNMGNSTPEETRQPFFTRQMVAVWAGLLLATIIGVIYYKTTGKLQYKTGYGETTTIVLPDKSTVVLNSNSKLTLTDNWSISKDREVWLEGEAFFSVQKKPGQGNARFIVHTDDMEVKVLGTKFNVNNRKSRTKVVLNSGKVALSAQELAPGKSTLMQPGELAELRADNKEFVKKKVNPLIYSSWIHKKLLFDDTSIRDIATLLENNYGFQVEVNDSTLMDRRLTGEVYVEDVETLLKALSKSFQLDIAHQGNTLILKGK, encoded by the coding sequence ATGAAATTTTCTGAATACAAGCTGAAGGATTTTATACAAGATGAATCCTTTAAAAACTGGGTTAATAAAACAAACCCGGACGACATATTGCAATGGGAGGCATGGTTAGGCAGTAATCCGCATAAACGCTCCTTAGCCAACGAGGCAGCAGCTATTATACGAGGCATAAATTTTAAAAAAAACCAGGTTTCCCGGCAGATGATAGACGCAGGCTGGTTACGCGTAACCCAGCAGATTGCTTATAATCAAAATATGGGTAATTCAACTCCGGAAGAAACCAGGCAGCCTTTTTTTACCAGGCAAATGGTGGCTGTGTGGGCGGGATTATTACTGGCAACAATAATTGGGGTTATCTATTATAAAACTACCGGCAAGCTGCAATATAAAACCGGCTACGGCGAAACAACCACTATTGTATTGCCTGATAAATCTACGGTGGTATTAAACAGTAATTCTAAATTAACATTAACAGATAACTGGAGCATAAGTAAAGACCGGGAAGTATGGTTGGAAGGAGAAGCTTTTTTTAGCGTTCAGAAAAAGCCCGGACAAGGCAATGCCCGGTTTATTGTGCATACCGATGATATGGAGGTTAAAGTACTCGGTACTAAGTTTAATGTAAATAATCGGAAATCGCGGACAAAGGTGGTGTTAAACTCTGGCAAAGTAGCTTTAAGCGCGCAAGAATTAGCCCCTGGAAAATCAACGCTGATGCAGCCTGGTGAACTAGCCGAACTGCGGGCAGATAATAAAGAATTCGTGAAGAAAAAAGTAAACCCTTTAATTTACTCTTCCTGGATTCATAAAAAACTTTTATTCGATGATACTTCTATCCGGGATATTGCTACTCTGTTAGAAAATAATTACGGTTTTCAGGTAGAAGTTAATGATTCTACGCTCATGGATCGAAGATTAACCGGCGAAGTGTATGTAGAAGATGTAGAAACTTTGTTAAAAGCGCTTTCCAAGTCTTTTCAGTTAGATATTGCGCACCAGGGCAATACCTTAATTTTAAAAGGCAAATAG